The following proteins are encoded in a genomic region of Arachis stenosperma cultivar V10309 chromosome 4, arast.V10309.gnm1.PFL2, whole genome shotgun sequence:
- the LOC130975133 gene encoding uncharacterized protein LOC130975133, which translates to MAQLSSQISGAVFTLMDRRAQTDKRIDANQEKYRSNLKNQGVAISKLEAQVGILSKQIPLPTHTFPSDTMANPRGECKAITLRSGKVVEEGTPSKDNHEEVASKHGNEDEGEIPTSPQPKPVLKPYVPKAPYPQRLRKDGKDGQFSKFLEIFKKLQINIPFTDALEQMPLYAKFLKELITKKRNWEAKETIVLIEKCSSIIQKKLFQKLKGPGSFQILCIIGDITIEKALCDLGASINLMSLTMMRRMKIEEAKPTRMALQLADRIFKFPHRVVEDLLVKVGEFIFPADFVVLDMEEEANTSIILGRPFLATARAIIDVQKGELVLRLHEEKIVFNVFKAMSYPKESIGEYMLVDTTEQIVQEVMEEEQCGGSIELEQAPDGELPQATMRNSIMLTTTDN; encoded by the coding sequence ATGGCACAACTGTCATCCCAGATCTCAGGAGCAGTATTCACCCTCATGGACAGACGAGCACAAACTGACAAAAGGATAGATGCTAATCAAGAGAAATACAGGtcaaatctgaaaaatcaaggTGTAGCAATCTCAAagttggaggcacaagtggggaTTTTGTCCAAGCAAATCCCACTTCCCACACACACATTTCCCAGCGATACCATGGCTAACCCAAGAGGGGAATGTAAAGCCATAACTCTAAGGAGTGGGAAGGTTGTAGAGGAAGGAACCCCAAGCAAAGATAATCATGAAGAGGTTGCATCAAAGCATGGGAACGAGGATGAAGGGGAGatcccaacttcaccccaacCAAAACCAGTCTTGAAGCCCTATGTGCCAAAGGCACCATACCCACAAAGGCTAAGAAAAGATGGAAAGGATGGCCAGTtctctaagttcctagagatcttCAAGAAGCTCCAAATCAACATACCATTTACTGACGCATTAgaacaaatgccactctatgccaagttcttaaaggagcttaTAACCAAAAAGAGGAACTGGGAGGCAAAGGAAACCATAGTATTGATTGAGAAATGCAGCTCCATCATACAGAAGAAGCTATTTCAAAAGCTGAAAGGCCCAGGGAGTTTTCAAATTCTCTGCATCATAGGGGACATCACTATTGAGAAAGCTTTGTGTGATTTgggagctagcataaatcttATGTCCCTAACAATGATGAGAAGgatgaagattgaggaagccaagccaacaagaatggcactcCAATTGGCTGACAGAATATTTAAGTTTCCACATAGGGTGGTAGAAGACTTGCTAGTGAAAGTGGGAGAATTCATCTTCCCTGCTGATTTTGTTGTGCTGGACATGGAAGAAGAGGCCAACACGTcaatcatcctaggaagaccatttctagctaCTGCTAGAGCCATCATTGATGTGCAGAAAGGGGAACTAGTCTTGAGATTGCATGAAGAGAAAATAGTCTTCAACGTCTTTAAAGCAATGAGTTACCCCAAAGAATCCATAGGAGAATACATGCTGGTAGACACCACGGAACAAATAGTTCAAGAAGTCATGGAAGAAGAACAATGTGGAGGAAGCATTGAGCTGGAACAAGCACCAGATGGAGAACTACCACAAGCAACCATGAGGAACTCAATCATGCTAACTACCACAgacaactga